The following are from one region of the Penaeus chinensis breed Huanghai No. 1 chromosome 5, ASM1920278v2, whole genome shotgun sequence genome:
- the LOC125025622 gene encoding oocyte zinc finger protein XlCOF28-like produces MSSCTPIIKWSTARGEFYWCSTCDTAYRDREGIVEHTMTHTKGVESHTCFECLKNFSDRKDFQAHMPRCSITVPSPMLDLSGSGAQGFH; encoded by the coding sequence ATGTCTTCATGCACACCAATCATCAAATGGAGTACAGCCAGGGGAGAGTTCTACTGGTGTTCTACATGTGACACGGCATACAGGGATAGGGAGGGCATCGTAGAACACACCATGACCCACACCAAAGGGGTAGAGTCCCACACATGCTTCGAGTGTCTCAAGAATTTCTCTGATAGAAAGGACTTTCAGGCACACATGCCTAGGTGTAGTATTACAGTCCCTTCACCCATGCTTGATCTCAGTGGTTCTGGGGCTCAAGGGTTCCACTAA
- the LOC125025808 gene encoding peptidyl-prolyl cis-trans isomerase-like 3, translating into MSVTLHTDVGDLKIELFCEQCPKTCENFLALCASNYYDGCLFHRNIKGFMIQTGDPTGTGKGGHSIWGKKFEDEVRDDLKHSTRGILSMANSGPNSNGSQFFINYSPQPHLDLKYTVFGKIIDGLDVLDELEKLPVNPKNHKPTTETRINNITIHANPIAG; encoded by the exons ATG aGTGTGACCCTACACACAGACGTCGGTGATCTCAAGATTGAGCTGTTCTGTGAGCAGTGCCCAAAAACTTGTGAAAATTTCTTGGCTCTGTGTGCGTCCAATTACTATGATGGCTGCCTCTTTCATCGCAACATAAAG GGCTTCATGATCCAGACAGGTGATCCAACAGGTACAGGCAAAGGTGGACACTCAATATGGGGAAAGAAATTTGAGGATGAAGTGAGAGACGATTTAAAG CACTCAACAAGAGGTATTTTGTCTATGGCAAACAGTGGACCCAACTCCAATGGCTCACAGTTCTTCATTAACTATTCACCTCAACCTCACCTGGATCTAAAATATACTGTATTTGGAAA GATCATTGATGGGCTAGACGTGTTGGATGAACTGGAAAAATTGCCTGTAAATCCTAAAAACCACAAGCCAACAACAGAAACAAggataaataatataacaattcATGCAAATCCCATTGCAGGATAG